Proteins co-encoded in one Tautonia rosea genomic window:
- a CDS encoding ABC transporter permease, protein MTWRGIKARYAQSVLGIGWAIFQPVITMIIYTIIFSRVAKITLPSNLPYALIAFCGIVPWLFFSAGLTGASSSLVQNNTMISKIYFPRIILPLSQILSKFVDLGIMLLLLGLLMLGYAIAGYDVAPRPEAIVVIPAMILVAFVAVLGMSLWLAAMAVQYRDVAYALSFVIQLAMYLTPVIYTTEMIPPRIMAVFGLNPMLAVITGFRASLLGAPFEYHLPLILEGTLVATILLVTGLFYFRRSERLFADVA, encoded by the coding sequence ATGACCTGGCGAGGCATCAAGGCTCGCTATGCTCAGTCGGTGCTGGGAATTGGCTGGGCCATCTTCCAGCCGGTGATCACGATGATCATCTACACGATCATCTTCAGCCGGGTGGCGAAAATCACGTTGCCGAGCAACTTGCCCTACGCCTTGATCGCGTTCTGCGGGATCGTTCCGTGGTTGTTCTTCTCGGCGGGACTCACCGGCGCCAGCAGCAGCCTGGTTCAAAACAACACGATGATCTCGAAGATCTACTTTCCGAGAATCATTCTGCCGCTTTCTCAGATCCTTTCGAAGTTTGTTGATCTGGGGATCATGCTGCTGCTTCTGGGACTGCTCATGCTCGGGTATGCCATCGCGGGATACGACGTGGCCCCGCGTCCAGAAGCAATCGTGGTAATTCCGGCCATGATTCTCGTCGCCTTTGTCGCGGTGCTGGGGATGAGTCTCTGGCTTGCGGCGATGGCGGTCCAGTATCGGGATGTGGCCTATGCGTTGAGCTTCGTGATCCAGTTGGCGATGTATCTCACGCCCGTGATCTACACCACAGAAATGATTCCTCCTCGGATCATGGCGGTGTTCGGACTGAATCCGATGCTGGCCGTGATTACCGGATTCCGGGCCAGTTTGCTCGGCGCTCCATTCGAATATCACCTCCCCCTGATCCTCGAAGGTACGCTGGTCGCGACGATTCTGTTGGTAACTGGCTTATTCTACTTTCGACGCTCAGAACGTCTGTTTGCCGACGTCGCCTAG
- a CDS encoding sulfotransferase family protein, giving the protein MLGYRRLLQVDHEMSSTQVVWPNFLVIGAAKAGTTALHSMLSEHPDIFMSPVKEPKFFCFEGGPPDWRGPGDQDRVKGYITDRDQYLELFRGHAGEARIGESTPWYLYSEQAADRIKCYIPEARLIAILRHPVERAFSQYLHRVRDGVEFLTDFAEAVRSEPERRDKQWGWPWRYLERGFYAQQLKWYFKRFPKEQILILLYEDFVSQRDATLRQIFEFLKVDPNFRPSTTNRKNESLIPKNLLVHRTLSRFDPIAKAIPGPLGKAANKSLSHLKRKNLHKPKLNDHLFNDLLESYRTDILETESLIERDLSEWLKPRSRI; this is encoded by the coding sequence TTGCTGGGTTACCGCAGGCTTCTTCAAGTGGATCACGAAATGTCGTCGACTCAAGTCGTTTGGCCGAATTTCCTGGTGATCGGAGCTGCCAAGGCCGGGACGACTGCGCTTCACTCAATGTTGAGCGAACATCCCGATATTTTCATGAGTCCCGTTAAGGAACCGAAGTTTTTTTGTTTCGAAGGAGGGCCTCCAGACTGGAGAGGGCCTGGAGATCAAGATCGTGTGAAGGGTTACATCACCGATCGGGATCAGTATCTTGAGTTGTTTCGAGGGCATGCGGGTGAAGCCAGGATCGGCGAGTCGACCCCGTGGTATCTGTATAGCGAGCAGGCGGCCGACCGCATTAAATGCTACATCCCTGAAGCACGACTCATTGCGATTCTGAGACATCCGGTGGAGCGAGCGTTCTCGCAATACCTTCATCGTGTTCGCGATGGGGTCGAGTTTCTGACGGATTTCGCAGAAGCTGTCCGAAGCGAACCGGAACGGCGTGACAAGCAATGGGGATGGCCGTGGCGTTATCTGGAGCGAGGCTTCTATGCCCAGCAACTCAAATGGTATTTCAAACGATTTCCGAAAGAACAAATCCTCATTCTCCTTTACGAAGATTTTGTCTCTCAGCGCGACGCAACACTTCGGCAGATTTTTGAATTTCTGAAAGTCGACCCGAATTTCCGTCCCTCTACAACAAATCGAAAAAACGAATCACTCATTCCAAAAAACCTTCTTGTTCATCGCACGCTCTCACGCTTTGATCCAATCGCAAAGGCGATTCCCGGACCACTTGGTAAGGCTGCGAACAAATCTCTGAGCCACCTGAAACGCAAGAATCTGCATAAACCAAAATTGAACGACCACCTTTTCAATGATCTTCTCGAATCTTACAGGACAGACATTCTGGAGACCGAGTCGTTAATTGAACGCGACCTTTCGGAGTGGCTCAAACCACGCTCGAGGATTTGA
- a CDS encoding polysaccharide pyruvyl transferase family protein, whose amino-acid sequence MNVYFINDTSDNANWGCRATTRALRELVEEAGGQISGQLGLSKMSRPSRYVPSSAARAFERMSWGTARRLPIARREAVGLVNRTVIGGLDRLYGASDIVPETVDQFDRFANLALDGQIYEPERAGIEQSDVVVINGEGSIYDRQRKGRMMLFLAYVAKKYLNKPCLLVNHTADLHDPIMADMAALVYPILDDVVFREPISAETCRTIVPDAMERIAPDAAFRYRPAERSAWVSLASRPGYFSVWPDNADGFDPSQPYVCVGGSSIYLRPDRPEYDPLPAFNNLCLRLQEGFGQVVLTAPCVQDERFMRPLAKALGLPLIGLHTPTQQAVDILGNAALYISGRWHPSILASTGGTPIIVMTANTLKTTGLLRLLGLDAPVFDSLRLHEQLDAIIDLAHRYVGQGDSLRKELMARVDDLTARVPRNVEWLSHRVVPEATADSERLLVK is encoded by the coding sequence ATGAACGTCTACTTCATCAACGACACCTCCGACAACGCGAACTGGGGTTGCCGGGCCACGACCCGAGCCCTCAGGGAACTGGTCGAGGAGGCGGGTGGGCAGATCTCGGGTCAGCTTGGTCTCTCGAAGATGTCTCGTCCGAGTCGGTATGTGCCATCCTCCGCGGCACGAGCGTTTGAACGAATGAGTTGGGGAACCGCACGAAGACTCCCGATCGCGCGACGAGAGGCGGTCGGACTCGTCAATCGAACAGTTATCGGAGGTCTCGACCGGCTCTATGGGGCCTCGGATATCGTTCCGGAGACCGTTGATCAGTTTGATCGGTTCGCAAATCTCGCGCTCGACGGACAGATCTACGAGCCAGAACGAGCGGGTATTGAGCAGAGCGACGTCGTCGTGATCAATGGAGAGGGAAGCATCTACGACCGCCAGCGAAAAGGCAGGATGATGCTTTTCCTGGCATACGTTGCAAAGAAGTACTTGAACAAACCCTGCCTACTGGTCAATCACACGGCCGATCTGCACGACCCGATCATGGCCGACATGGCTGCCCTGGTCTACCCAATCCTCGATGACGTGGTGTTTCGGGAACCGATCTCGGCCGAGACATGCCGAACGATCGTTCCGGACGCGATGGAGAGAATCGCACCTGATGCGGCCTTCCGGTACCGCCCTGCCGAACGATCCGCATGGGTTTCACTTGCCAGCCGACCTGGTTATTTCAGCGTCTGGCCGGATAATGCAGATGGGTTCGATCCGAGTCAGCCGTATGTCTGCGTCGGTGGGAGCTCGATTTATCTGCGACCGGACCGTCCTGAGTACGATCCCTTGCCCGCTTTTAACAACCTTTGCCTCAGGCTGCAGGAAGGGTTTGGTCAGGTTGTTCTGACGGCACCTTGTGTCCAAGACGAGCGGTTTATGCGACCGCTGGCGAAGGCCCTCGGTTTACCCCTGATCGGACTTCATACCCCGACACAGCAAGCCGTGGATATCCTCGGGAACGCAGCGCTTTATATCAGTGGACGTTGGCACCCGAGTATTCTGGCTTCGACAGGCGGTACCCCGATCATCGTCATGACCGCGAACACGCTCAAGACGACCGGACTCTTGCGCCTCCTTGGCTTGGATGCCCCGGTCTTTGATTCGCTTCGACTCCATGAGCAACTCGACGCAATTATCGATCTTGCCCACAGGTACGTCGGGCAAGGCGATTCGCTTCGGAAAGAGTTGATGGCTCGGGTCGACGATCTCACGGCTCGGGTGCCTCGAAATGTCGAGTGGCTTTCCCATCGAGTTGTACCGGAGGCGACGGCTGATTCCGAGCGATTACTCGTCAAATAG
- a CDS encoding acylneuraminate cytidylyltransferase: MTTRSNRTLAIIPARGGSKGIPRKNVLPVGGKPMIGWTIEAARAARAVDRVVVSTDDTEIAEVARRFGAEVVDRPAELAGDGASSESALLHVLDHLKESEGYEPEVLAFLQCTSPLTAAEDIDGTIGALEREGADTALAVVPFHYFLWKQEASGDCVGINHDKKFRPLRQEREPQFLESGAVYVMKVAGFREAKHRFFGKTALYEMPAERRWEIDDPVDLEVAEVLLRARAKEEKRALLPEKLDALIFDFDGVFTDNGVIVLGEGQEAVVCSRGDGMGLEILRKSGWPMVVISKETHPIVSARCAKLKIECIQGIEDKITTLRRWLDERGFALERTLYVGNDVNDLSCLTAVGCPVAVADAHPEALRASRIILESPGGRGALRELADLIAAHYGAYHTHA, translated from the coding sequence ATGACAACACGCTCAAACCGAACACTTGCCATCATTCCTGCCCGAGGGGGCTCCAAGGGGATCCCTCGAAAGAACGTCCTGCCTGTGGGTGGGAAGCCGATGATCGGCTGGACGATTGAGGCGGCTCGCGCGGCAAGGGCGGTCGATCGGGTGGTGGTTTCGACAGATGATACGGAGATCGCGGAGGTGGCCCGAAGGTTCGGGGCCGAAGTGGTTGATCGGCCTGCGGAGCTGGCAGGAGACGGGGCCTCAAGCGAGTCGGCCTTGCTGCATGTACTCGATCATCTGAAGGAGTCGGAAGGGTACGAGCCCGAGGTGCTGGCCTTTTTGCAGTGCACGTCTCCGCTCACGGCGGCAGAGGACATTGACGGGACGATCGGTGCGCTCGAGCGGGAGGGGGCGGATACGGCGTTGGCGGTGGTGCCGTTTCATTACTTCCTGTGGAAGCAAGAGGCGTCGGGCGACTGCGTCGGGATCAACCACGACAAGAAGTTCAGGCCGCTGAGGCAGGAGCGGGAGCCGCAGTTTCTGGAGTCGGGGGCCGTCTATGTGATGAAGGTGGCCGGCTTCAGGGAGGCGAAGCATCGGTTCTTCGGAAAAACGGCCCTGTACGAGATGCCGGCGGAGCGGCGATGGGAGATCGACGATCCGGTGGATCTCGAAGTGGCTGAAGTGCTCTTGCGGGCACGTGCGAAGGAGGAAAAGCGGGCGCTGCTGCCGGAGAAACTCGACGCCCTGATCTTCGATTTCGACGGGGTTTTCACCGATAACGGGGTGATCGTCCTGGGAGAAGGGCAAGAGGCGGTCGTCTGCAGCCGGGGAGACGGCATGGGGCTGGAGATCCTCCGCAAGAGCGGCTGGCCGATGGTGGTGATCTCGAAGGAGACGCATCCGATCGTCTCAGCCCGGTGCGCGAAACTGAAGATCGAATGCATCCAGGGAATCGAAGATAAGATTACGACCTTGCGTCGATGGCTCGACGAGCGGGGCTTTGCCCTGGAGCGCACGCTGTATGTCGGCAACGACGTGAACGACCTCTCCTGCCTGACGGCCGTCGGATGTCCGGTGGCCGTGGCCGATGCTCACCCCGAGGCGCTCCGGGCGTCTCGGATCATTTTGGAATCACCGGGGGGTCGTGGAGCCCTCCGAGAGCTGGCGGACCTGATCGCCGCACATTACGGAGCGTATCACACCCATGCCTAA
- a CDS encoding DUF1501 domain-containing protein, with protein MTCSASRSAQLRHPQLSRRYALQAGAIGLLGLGSSHLRALRAADVVDPASTGQRPARSVIFIFLSGGLGQLDSFDMKPEAPEEIRGEFQPIATSVPGLSICEHLPELAKRAHLWSLVRSLTHPYNEHSQGHMVMLSGQTMLPPGFDASRPKATDWPSIASVAGALTGPRGNLPPAVVLPERLIHNSGRVIPGQFGGQMGPRRDPWFIESSPFDNTYYGAYPEYGFDHQERGRPEPEKVFRAPSLDLPEGLDRGRLRDRLALLGHVDGVRRELDAGAEAASFDDHRSSAVAMLTDPSVRQAIDVAGAPQAERDRYGDNLFGWSLLMARRLVTSGVDLVQVNLGNNETWDTHGNAFPHLKDKLYPPTDRALAALLDDLQAYGLLDSTLIVMAGEFGRTPRISHLEKHYALPGRDHWGRAQSVWLAGGGIQGGRVLGATDRVGGEPVSDPQRPENFAATIYRALGLPSTASWQDEQGRPHFIYHGDPFPGLT; from the coding sequence ATGACCTGCTCCGCGTCGCGTTCCGCTCAACTTCGTCACCCCCAACTCTCCCGAAGGTATGCCCTTCAGGCAGGGGCGATTGGTTTGCTTGGCCTCGGCTCGTCGCATCTGAGGGCCTTGCGAGCGGCCGACGTGGTGGACCCAGCCTCCACGGGGCAACGACCGGCTCGATCGGTCATTTTCATCTTTCTCTCGGGGGGCCTCGGTCAGCTCGACAGCTTCGACATGAAGCCCGAGGCGCCGGAGGAGATTCGCGGCGAATTTCAACCGATCGCCACCAGTGTGCCGGGCCTCTCGATCTGCGAGCATCTTCCGGAACTGGCGAAGCGGGCCCACCTTTGGTCGCTCGTGCGGTCCTTGACCCACCCCTATAACGAGCACTCTCAGGGGCACATGGTCATGCTCTCCGGGCAAACCATGCTGCCGCCCGGCTTCGACGCGAGCCGACCAAAGGCGACCGACTGGCCCTCGATCGCCTCGGTCGCCGGAGCGCTCACCGGGCCTCGCGGGAATCTGCCACCGGCGGTCGTCTTGCCCGAACGGCTCATCCATAACTCCGGCCGGGTCATTCCTGGCCAGTTTGGCGGCCAGATGGGGCCGAGGCGCGACCCCTGGTTCATCGAGTCCTCCCCCTTTGACAACACCTATTACGGTGCGTATCCGGAGTACGGTTTCGACCACCAGGAACGAGGCCGCCCGGAACCCGAAAAAGTCTTCCGCGCCCCGAGTCTCGATCTTCCAGAAGGTCTGGATCGAGGTCGATTGCGTGATCGTCTCGCCTTGCTCGGCCACGTCGATGGCGTCCGTCGGGAACTCGATGCCGGGGCCGAGGCGGCCTCGTTCGACGATCACCGCTCCTCGGCCGTCGCCATGTTGACCGATCCCTCCGTCCGGCAGGCGATCGACGTGGCCGGTGCCCCGCAGGCTGAGCGAGATCGCTATGGCGACAACCTCTTCGGCTGGTCGCTTCTGATGGCTCGTCGACTCGTCACCTCTGGCGTCGATCTTGTTCAGGTCAACCTCGGCAACAACGAGACCTGGGATACCCACGGGAACGCCTTCCCCCACCTGAAAGACAAGCTCTACCCGCCGACCGACCGCGCCCTGGCGGCCCTGCTCGATGATCTCCAGGCCTACGGATTGCTCGATTCGACCCTGATCGTCATGGCAGGGGAGTTCGGCCGAACGCCTCGCATCTCTCACCTGGAAAAACACTACGCCCTCCCAGGACGCGACCACTGGGGACGTGCTCAGAGCGTCTGGCTTGCCGGCGGAGGCATTCAGGGAGGCCGAGTCCTCGGCGCGACGGATCGGGTGGGAGGGGAGCCCGTGTCCGATCCTCAACGTCCCGAGAATTTCGCCGCCACCATCTACCGGGCCCTCGGGCTGCCGTCCACCGCCTCCTGGCAAGACGAACAGGGACGCCCCCACTTCATCTATCACGGCGATCCGTTCCCTGGCCTGACCTAA
- a CDS encoding class I SAM-dependent methyltransferase, producing MQGGETGQRIELAHRARRRLQRVAERTRQRIRGVPIRLAERASGLPVPPPRLLHAIGNSEDPTWFLQGGRWAAEDIRNAVGRHGMPMEEVGALLDFGCGVGRVVRHWSRLAASGVEIVGTDTNPAMISWCRRHLGFSLFAVNSLDGRIDAPDARFGLAYALSVFTHMGEARQRHWMTELRRVLRPGGLLLITLHGDAYRDGLSPVLRDQYDRGEMVVVGTDREGSNDCAAFHPPGSLATGLAEGWEILEWHPQAARGNPVQDVYLLRRPIESGAERLRTAMVG from the coding sequence ATGCAAGGCGGAGAAACCGGGCAGAGGATCGAGCTGGCCCATCGGGCCCGGAGACGTCTTCAGCGCGTCGCCGAACGAACCCGGCAACGGATTCGGGGCGTACCGATTCGACTGGCCGAGCGGGCCTCAGGATTGCCCGTGCCCCCTCCTCGCTTGCTGCACGCCATCGGCAATTCGGAGGACCCGACCTGGTTCCTTCAAGGGGGTCGATGGGCTGCCGAGGACATCCGAAACGCCGTTGGCCGCCACGGAATGCCGATGGAGGAGGTGGGCGCCTTGCTCGACTTCGGATGTGGGGTCGGTCGGGTGGTTCGCCATTGGTCAAGGCTGGCCGCTTCGGGGGTCGAGATCGTGGGGACGGACACCAACCCGGCGATGATCTCCTGGTGCCGCCGGCATCTCGGATTCAGCCTCTTCGCGGTCAATTCACTTGACGGGCGCATCGACGCTCCTGACGCCCGGTTCGGCCTGGCCTATGCACTGTCGGTCTTCACCCACATGGGAGAAGCCCGCCAGCGGCACTGGATGACTGAGCTACGCCGGGTGCTCCGGCCCGGTGGCCTCCTCCTGATCACCCTGCATGGCGATGCCTATCGCGACGGGCTCTCGCCGGTCCTCCGCGATCAGTACGACCGCGGTGAGATGGTGGTGGTGGGGACCGACCGCGAGGGCAGCAACGACTGCGCCGCGTTCCACCCGCCCGGATCGCTCGCCACGGGTTTGGCCGAGGGATGGGAGATCCTGGAATGGCACCCCCAGGCCGCTCGGGGGAATCCGGTCCAGGACGTCTACTTGCTCCGAAGGCCGATAGAATCCGGGGCCGAACGGCTCAGGACTGCGATGGTCGGATGA
- a CDS encoding N-acetylneuraminate synthase family protein, with protein MPKVVSIGGRPVGEGHPVYVIAEIGLNHNGDIKLAKQLIDAAALAGCDAVKFQKRTPELCVPPEQRDIRRETPWGEMTYMDYRYRVEFGKEEFAEIDRYCKDKGIAWFASCWDEPSVDFIEQFDPPCYKMASASLTDDSLFKHTVATGKPIILSTGMSTMEEIEHAVSLCNPEKLVILHATSTYPCKPEELNLRVIPVLKAKFDAPIGYSGHEVGLQTTLAAVSLGACVVERHITLDRAMWGSDQAASVEPSGFHRLVRDIRVIEKAMGDGVKKVYESELPIQKKLRRVGAATS; from the coding sequence ATGCCTAAGGTTGTTTCGATTGGCGGTCGGCCGGTCGGCGAAGGTCACCCTGTGTACGTCATCGCCGAGATTGGCCTGAATCACAACGGCGACATCAAGCTCGCCAAGCAACTGATCGACGCCGCCGCCCTGGCCGGTTGCGACGCCGTGAAGTTCCAGAAGCGCACCCCCGAGTTGTGCGTCCCTCCCGAGCAGCGCGACATTCGTCGCGAAACGCCCTGGGGAGAGATGACCTACATGGACTATCGCTACCGGGTCGAGTTCGGCAAGGAGGAGTTCGCCGAGATCGACCGCTACTGCAAGGACAAAGGGATCGCCTGGTTCGCCTCGTGCTGGGACGAACCGTCGGTTGACTTCATCGAGCAGTTCGACCCCCCGTGCTACAAGATGGCGTCGGCCTCGCTGACCGACGACAGCCTGTTCAAGCACACGGTCGCCACCGGTAAGCCGATCATCCTCTCAACCGGCATGTCGACGATGGAGGAGATCGAGCACGCGGTTTCCCTCTGCAACCCCGAAAAGCTGGTCATCCTGCACGCGACCAGCACCTATCCGTGCAAGCCCGAGGAATTGAACCTGAGGGTCATCCCGGTCCTGAAAGCCAAGTTCGACGCCCCGATCGGCTACTCGGGCCATGAGGTCGGCCTTCAGACGACCCTGGCCGCCGTGAGTCTGGGAGCCTGCGTGGTCGAACGGCACATCACCCTCGATCGCGCCATGTGGGGCAGCGACCAGGCCGCCTCGGTCGAACCGTCGGGCTTCCACCGACTCGTCCGGGATATCCGGGTGATCGAGAAGGCGATGGGAGATGGCGTGAAAAAGGTCTACGAAAGCGAGTTGCCGATCCAGAAGAAGCTCCGCAGAGTCGGCGCCGCCACCTCCTGA
- a CDS encoding phytanoyl-CoA dioxygenase family protein, giving the protein MSGLRAQFERDGYVVIPSLLTRTEADYYRSEIIKLSGVGDADYGSKVFECPDGVSKHREFWPLIFHEKLIEVVRELLGPTARYTQHSDLHAHRIGGWHRDSACRKFGEGADWDESRAPYLVTRVAIYLQTFAESGSSLGVVPGSHRFERRLTDAEWASWEPRFRWEHRWKKLRHRLGLGPEPRFPPRQMTMWTTPDPNPSRTRPSVPVWIKTEPGDCILFNQRLYHCASPIRGPKYAVYLSYAPENEHSRNHMGYYRHTRTDLGYGPLDPELAETLRERGLFLDAPDPSKLPSEFAIPAM; this is encoded by the coding sequence ATGTCTGGACTCAGAGCACAGTTTGAGCGGGACGGATACGTTGTGATACCCAGCCTATTGACACGGACGGAGGCCGACTACTACCGCTCCGAAATCATTAAGCTCTCGGGTGTTGGGGATGCGGACTATGGGTCGAAGGTTTTCGAATGCCCCGACGGGGTCTCGAAGCACCGAGAATTCTGGCCCTTGATTTTCCACGAAAAGCTCATTGAGGTCGTGAGAGAGCTCTTAGGACCGACAGCAAGGTACACCCAGCACTCAGATCTTCATGCCCACCGCATCGGCGGTTGGCACCGTGACAGTGCTTGCCGCAAATTCGGTGAGGGGGCCGACTGGGATGAGAGCCGGGCGCCTTATTTGGTCACTCGTGTCGCGATCTATCTGCAGACGTTTGCAGAGAGCGGCTCATCACTGGGAGTCGTTCCCGGAAGTCACCGGTTCGAACGACGCCTCACCGACGCAGAATGGGCCTCGTGGGAGCCACGATTCCGTTGGGAACATCGGTGGAAGAAGTTGCGTCATCGCCTTGGCCTCGGACCGGAACCGCGATTCCCACCGCGGCAAATGACCATGTGGACCACGCCCGACCCCAATCCCTCGCGGACGCGTCCAAGTGTCCCGGTCTGGATCAAGACCGAACCGGGCGACTGCATCCTCTTCAATCAGCGGCTCTACCACTGTGCATCGCCAATCCGGGGGCCCAAGTACGCCGTCTACCTGTCATACGCCCCCGAGAACGAACACAGCCGCAACCACATGGGTTATTACCGCCACACACGGACGGATCTCGGTTACGGCCCGCTCGACCCAGAATTGGCCGAGACTCTTCGAGAGCGAGGCCTATTCTTGGACGCGCCGGACCCGTCCAAGCTCCCGTCCGAATTCGCGATTCCTGCCATGTGA
- a CDS encoding S1/P1 nuclease produces MRFLPVSILLPVVTLTLAADQATGASLWNDCAHRVIAAIAFEELPPEARQAIVEILDQHPAAQDATFWAEHRWNGDDAALNRFMNAAVFPDDAKRPGPFKRYDIGRAHYINFRIMVDGEGRVEVLPPLQDLDDDDPHGDILESLATNLEIARDRSAPTSDRALALSWIFHLVGDLHQPLHNVARFSPATPNGDRGGNEVRFGEGNLHSYWDRALGTDATPESVEALAATLRAEHPRETFADRLAEPNPNRWSSEGVALALQTVYRNLDPSLAEFPDLPIGYDADARALARRQSALAGYRLADLLLEIATPPDHCTSPN; encoded by the coding sequence ATGCGATTCCTGCCCGTGTCGATTCTTCTTCCCGTGGTCACGCTCACCCTGGCTGCGGATCAAGCAACCGGTGCGAGCCTCTGGAATGATTGCGCCCATCGGGTGATCGCGGCCATTGCCTTTGAAGAACTGCCACCCGAGGCCCGACAGGCGATCGTGGAGATCCTCGACCAGCATCCGGCCGCCCAGGACGCCACGTTCTGGGCCGAGCATCGATGGAACGGCGACGACGCCGCGTTGAACCGCTTCATGAACGCGGCCGTGTTTCCGGACGATGCGAAACGGCCTGGCCCGTTCAAACGTTACGATATCGGCCGGGCTCATTACATCAACTTCCGAATCATGGTCGATGGGGAGGGGAGGGTCGAGGTCTTACCGCCCTTGCAGGATCTCGACGATGACGACCCGCACGGCGACATCCTTGAATCGCTGGCGACGAACCTGGAGATTGCCCGAGACCGCTCCGCCCCGACTTCGGATCGGGCGTTGGCCTTGAGCTGGATCTTCCACCTGGTCGGCGACCTGCATCAGCCCTTGCACAACGTGGCCCGCTTCAGCCCGGCCACCCCGAATGGCGACCGGGGAGGCAACGAGGTTCGGTTCGGGGAAGGGAACCTGCACAGCTATTGGGACCGGGCCCTGGGGACCGACGCGACTCCCGAGTCCGTCGAGGCGCTGGCCGCCACCTTGCGGGCGGAGCATCCTCGGGAGACGTTTGCCGACCGGCTCGCCGAGCCGAACCCGAACCGTTGGTCTTCGGAAGGAGTCGCGCTGGCACTCCAGACCGTTTATCGCAACCTCGACCCCTCCCTGGCGGAGTTCCCTGATCTTCCGATCGGTTACGACGCCGACGCCCGAGCCCTGGCCCGTCGCCAATCGGCCCTGGCCGGCTATCGATTGGCAGACCTTCTGCTCGAAATCGCCACCCCGCCGGACCACTGCACATCCCCAAACTGA
- a CDS encoding ABC transporter ATP-binding protein encodes MSNTAISVEGLSKLYRIGLAEERHESLLSASIDAIKKPLKNFRKLWRLDTSRSGAEDEEDLIWALRDVSFEVPRGEVLGVIGRNGAGKSTLLKILSRVTAPTSGRVVVNGRVSSLLEVGTGFHPELTGRDNIYLNGTILGMTRREIDRKFEEIVEFSGISKFLDTPIKRYSSGMKVRLAFSVAAHLEPEILIIDEVLAVGDVEFQNKCMGKMQQLSDTSGGARTVLFVSHNMNAINRLCTRGIVMNQGGVHYDGPVEDAVRAYMDLNVKNGSRYESGLDRSRDAQIFQIEVLDGLDETPQNDVDSDRGFLIRIGVFSQSRRPSGFLTMSLRDSLGIPVLFTDMRDSDRVGIPEGITYHTIRVPARLLAPLEYAVTVALNDPFKGPLDRATNQIKFTVHDHSSKRGGSRIGYFGGVLPWELATESEFQASRSTAS; translated from the coding sequence ATGTCGAACACCGCCATCAGTGTCGAAGGGCTGAGCAAGCTCTACCGGATCGGCCTCGCCGAAGAGCGCCACGAATCGCTGCTCTCCGCGTCGATTGATGCGATCAAGAAGCCACTGAAGAATTTTCGCAAGCTGTGGCGGCTCGACACGTCTCGATCGGGAGCCGAAGATGAAGAGGATTTGATCTGGGCCCTCCGCGATGTGTCCTTTGAAGTTCCTCGGGGAGAAGTGCTCGGGGTCATCGGCCGCAACGGAGCCGGGAAATCGACACTTCTGAAAATCCTCTCTCGCGTGACCGCACCGACCTCTGGCCGAGTGGTGGTCAACGGCCGCGTTTCCTCGTTGCTGGAGGTCGGCACCGGTTTTCATCCCGAGCTGACCGGCCGTGACAATATCTACTTGAACGGCACGATCCTCGGCATGACTCGTCGCGAGATTGACCGCAAGTTCGAAGAGATTGTCGAATTCTCGGGCATCTCGAAGTTCCTCGACACGCCCATCAAGCGCTACAGCTCAGGCATGAAAGTGCGGCTGGCGTTCTCGGTGGCGGCGCACCTGGAACCGGAAATCCTCATCATTGACGAGGTGCTCGCGGTCGGTGACGTCGAGTTCCAAAACAAATGCATGGGAAAAATGCAGCAGCTTTCTGATACGAGCGGAGGGGCTCGGACGGTTCTCTTTGTCAGCCACAACATGAACGCGATCAATCGGCTCTGCACCCGAGGGATTGTGATGAACCAGGGAGGTGTTCATTACGACGGGCCAGTCGAGGATGCGGTCCGAGCCTACATGGACCTGAACGTCAAGAACGGCAGCCGGTACGAGTCTGGGCTCGACCGCTCTCGGGATGCCCAGATCTTCCAGATCGAAGTGCTCGACGGGCTCGACGAAACCCCCCAGAACGACGTCGACAGCGACCGCGGATTTTTGATCCGGATCGGTGTGTTCAGCCAGTCTCGTCGACCTTCAGGCTTCCTGACGATGTCACTTCGAGACTCGCTAGGGATTCCTGTGCTGTTCACCGATATGCGAGACTCAGACCGAGTCGGAATTCCTGAAGGGATCACCTACCACACCATCCGCGTCCCAGCCCGATTGCTGGCCCCGCTTGAATATGCCGTTACGGTAGCGCTGAACGACCCATTCAAGGGACCGCTTGACCGAGCTACCAATCAAATTAAGTTTACAGTTCACGATCACTCATCCAAGCGGGGCGGGAGCCGAATCGGGTACTTTGGGGGAGTTCTTCCCTGGGAACTTGCGACCGAATCCGAGTTTCAGGCCAGCCGCTCCACGGCTTCCTGA